The genomic DNA ATATTAAACTGTATCAGGAAAGATATTAGAGTTAATATATTATTAGAAAATATAGACTTGAAGACAATTTTGTTTAAACAGAAGCATGGTATcatcattttaaaataaaattattggaGCTCTCTAAACCTCGAAAAGTAAATGAGCTGTTCTTCTTATGGTTTGTCAATATAGCTTTGTGATATCCTGCCTACAACTTCTATGTTCTTCTTAAAAAAGTTGCCTAAAGCAAGGTAGTCAGTCTTCTGGAGCATAGGTCCAAAAGAGCTTTGGTCCTGGCGTGTTCGTTTTATCATCCTGCGCTACAACTGCTAAATCACCTGACACGCTTTGCAGCTGTAATAAACTCTCAAATTATATATcgtgttttaaattattaccAGCCTCAAATATTAAACTATAAACAGCTGATTAATTAGAAAGAATTTCtgaaaaatcattcatcaTATCCCATCCAAAAGGATCACCAGTACCAGAACGTAGCCTCCAATAAAACCAGAAATCTGAGGCTAAGACCTCTCGAAGTGGAAGTGTCAAGGTAGAAGTCGAAGATTCTGTAATATATCctgacacattttttttcaatttccttaaaaaaattaactaaaATACACATCTTATATTTACAAAATGTCGCAATACATCACAGCTTATAGTTATCGATTGCATAAAcaaccttctgaatacatatcTCATGCTTCTCATCACCTTCATTCATTCGGCCGTTGTCATGAACTATATTACAATATTTATGTAACAGTCAAAATATAGTTGCCATTTTCTTCCCACCACCTTCCGGAACCTAGCCCTCCTTCCGGAAGGGCATCCAAGCCAGCCCAAAAGCAATCTTTAGCGTAGTACCGTACCATTAGCATACGCACATCATGCTACGAATTACCATTCCACTTAATGCACTTTTCCTCCGGCGTACACACTCTCGCTTTCTACGGAAGTGCCAAAAAGCCGTTCCGTATCGGAAACTGAACTCGCCTCGCGCCATGGCCACGCCACTAGAATGTCAATGATAGACAGGAGCAGATCAGTCGCCGACGGGTAAAATGCGTTCCAGGGCGTAACCGAACAGCGCGTGCGTCGAAAGAAATTTCGACTATTCTTCCATTCCGCCCACGTCGTCGGACGGCGATTCGGGTCGGGGTTGGTGGAGAAACAAGGCCCGAGATGGTAGTTGCGGTAGTTTGGGAAACGATTTCCCTCTCCAGGTGTTGCAAGCGTTTCAACCGAGCTTATCATGTGCTCGTAGCAGTGTTGAGTTGAATGGTAGGAAACGTTCCGTTGGTAGGGACAAATAATCACCAGACCATGTTGGTGACACGGAACGGACGGCTATGTTACCGGGAGCTCATAGGTTCGCGATATAAAATCCATTGTAATCAAATCCAACCAATTCATACTCATCGTGTCAAGCAGCGAACGAAGACCGTGGATCGTAGCTAGCTTCTTGGTCGTCATCGTTTTCGTTCCTCCCAGTGTGCGAGTGTCCTACCAGGAAATGCGTTCGTTTGTCGTCATATTTGCGGTGGTGTCGCTAGCACTCAGCGGCACCCAGTGCCATCCGCGATCCGCGGCCGAACTTGCCACGGACATCTACCGTACCTGTTTGGCCAGTGAACATGGGCTCAAGTGTGCTAAGGCGAAGGCTCTCGCCTGGATGGCGAATGTGGCTGAGCAGGACGAGATTCCCATCACGGAATCGCTCACGATTGTGCGCACCGGTACGGAGGAACCGGAGCAGCCTGCTGAtactgagcagcagcagcgtagtGCTGGTGTAGTGCGACTGCTTAACAACATCGATAGCTTCCTTTCGACACACGCCCTCAAGATGACACCACCGGCTGTGCTGGCGTCTGAGGAGGCTCGTGCTTACATCCCGGACACCTTGCTGCAGGGAGGACTCGCCGACAATCTGGTCGTACCGCTCACGGAAGGAAACGTTGCGGAAGGTAGGTTTGGCGGGTTCCATGTCATGGCGCCATCTGCTCACCACCCTGTCACTATTTCCCTCATTTCAGGACGTGGTTTTGTGAAGAAAGTCATGATTCCCTTCCTGCTGGGCATCAAGTTCAAATCGACCGTGCTGGTTCCGATGGCGCTGGCGCTTATCGCCCTCAAGACCTGGAAGGCCATGACCCTTGGTCTGCTGTCGCTGGTCCTGTCCGGTGCCATGATGATCTTCAAGTTCGCCAAGCCAAAGATCGTCAACTACGAGGTTGTCCATTATCCACCACCTCACCACGTGCATCACGTCGATCACCACATCGACCATCATGCACCGCACGTGCACTGGGATGCACCGCCAGCCTGGAAGAAACGATCCATGGATGCTCACGAGCAGGCCTACGCCGGACAACTGTAACTAGCGCACCGTTAAGATATTTATTTCACCGACGAACAATGaacgaataaattatttatttttctcaaaACAAGCACTGTTTTCGTATCAAAGTTTAGTGATTTGAAGAAGGAAAGATCCCGGTTTTCTATTTATTCTATGaaattttattcgatttttcctgcacatgatcgctgtTAACTTGTCACGTACTTTCTTTTTATGCACTACCCCTACTTCTGCTACAACTACTGAAAGACGCTCGTAATTGAAAGAAATTTTATTCACTCAAACCTATCCACGACCACCCAGGTCCAAATAAATAGGTCAATAAATaagacaataaataaataaataaataaataatcttcCTTCCACAATCAACCGTGCCCCGAAAGATCAAACCGAAAAAGGGGATTCCTACATGGCCTACAGTGCAAGATACGACGAAACACGTTCGATCGGTTGAAGACTTTTGCTCTGGACGAACAGACTCTTC from Anopheles stephensi strain Indian chromosome 2, UCI_ANSTEP_V1.0, whole genome shotgun sequence includes the following:
- the LOC118503228 gene encoding uncharacterized protein LOC118503228, whose amino-acid sequence is MRSFVVIFAVVSLALSGTQCHPRSAAELATDIYRTCLASEHGLKCAKAKALAWMANVAEQDEIPITESLTIVRTGTEEPEQPADTEQQQRSAGVVRLLNNIDSFLSTHALKMTPPAVLASEEARAYIPDTLLQGGLADNLVVPLTEGNVAEGRGFVKKVMIPFLLGIKFKSTVLVPMALALIALKTWKAMTLGLLSLVLSGAMMIFKFAKPKIVNYEVVHYPPPHHVHHVDHHIDHHAPHVHWDAPPAWKKRSMDAHEQAYAGQL